The Fuscovulum sp. sequence GGCTGGAGGGCGGCAAGGGGAGCCGGGTGTTCTGTCTGGGCAGCGGGACTGGCTATTCGGTGCGTGCGGTGCTGGACCATGCGCGCGTGGTCACGAACCGCGCGGTGCCGGTGGTGGAAGGCGCGCGGCGGGCCGGGGATGCGGCGGCGCTGGTCTGCGGATCGGAGCGCGCGCGGGACGAATTGGGATGGGAGCCGGAGCGCGGGCTGGAGGCGATGATCCGTGATGCCTGGCGCTGGTCGCAGGGCGGGGGGTACTGAGGGGAAGCCCCCTTGCTTTTGGTAGATGCCCGTTCCCGCCCTTACCATTTGCCAATGGAGACCGAAGTGGAGGGTTTCGGGTGGCAGGCGTGATGGTGCGGTCGTTGGGGCCGTTTCAGGGCCGAAGCAACACCCTGCCAGACAGTACGCAAAGTGAAGCGGGCAAGCGCGCGGGTTTTGGCCTAGCCGGTCGATTGCCGGATCAGCAGTTCGGGTGAAATGGCGATCCGCGCCGGGGCGACTTGCCGCCCATCCAGTATGTCGAGGATCAGCGCCGCAGTGCGCGCGCCGATGTCGTTCGGGAAGGGATTGATCGTGGTCAGTGCGGGGACAGAGATGCCGGCGATTTCGTAATCGCCGAAACCGGCGATCCAAAGCCTGCCCGGCACCGCGACAGCGCGCCTTTGGCATTCGGTCAGGGCACCGAAGGCCGACAGGTCGGAGACGCAGATCACCGCCTGCGTGTCGGGGAGCGTTTCCAGCAAGCGACCCATCGCCTCGGCCCCTTCGCGGATCGAGATCGGAGGCGCCCCGGCCGCGATCAGGCGGGTGGCGTCCAGCCCGTGTTCCTGCATCGCCGCGATGAACCCGACGCGGCGGTCGGCACCGCGGGTGTCGCGGGTCGTATCGCCCCCGATGAAGGCGATCCGCGTCAGGCCCTGCGCCACGAAATGATCCACCATTCCGCGCACGGCGTCTGCGTTTGAAAAGCCTATGACATGGCCGATGGGATCATTCGGCAGATCCCAGGTTTCGATCACCGGGATGCCTGCGTTTTCCAGCATCCGCCGGGCGCGGGGGGTGTGGCGGCCCCCGGTAACGACAATGGCTTCGGGGCGGCGGCGAAGGAACTGTTCGATCAGGCGTTCTTCTTCGGCCATGTCGTAATCGGTGTAGCCCAGCAGGATTTGCAGCCCGCGCGGCTTGAGCCCTTCGGACAGGCCGCGCACGGTTTCGGCAAAGTTGGCGTTGTTGAGCGAGGGGATGGTGACGGCGATGAAATCTGTCTTCTGGGACCGCAGGTTGGAGGCGGTGCTGTCGAACACATAGCCCAGATCATCGGCCGCCTTGAGGATGGCATCGCGTGTTGCGCTGCTGACCGAACTGTCGGCCTTGAAGGCCCGGCTGACCGTCATTGGCGAGACGCCGGCAAGACGGGCGACATCGGCCATTGTCGGAGACTTGCGGGCGGTGCTCATGTGGCTTGTCTAGCCTTCGTGCGGGTGAAAATCCAGCGTCCAGACGCGGTTTCAGGCCGGGTCAAAGCTGTGGGCGGTGGTGACGTGGTGGTGGATACGCCCTGTGAAGAAGCGCGACAGAACCGCTTCGGTTGCGGCGCGGCCCTCCATACGGATCGGGTGGTCGAGGAAGGCGTCAACGGTGGCGCGATCCGGCCAGTCGATCGCTAGGATGAGCGGAAATTCCGGCGCCCCGGCATCGCGGTCATCGGCGAAGGTGACATGGATTGCAAGCGCGCCGGGAAAGCGGCGCCAGACGGGCAGGATTTCGGCCAGCACGGCGGCGCGGAAGGCTTCGGTCTGGCCGGGGTGAACGGTGCCTTCGAAAAGGGCATAGCGGGTGATCATCGGGTGAGTTCCTTTCGAAGGCCCCAGTTACTTTTTGGAGAAGGCAAAGAATTCCATCAGGGCGGCCTGATCTTCGCCGCCAAACCCTGCTGATGTGAGCATCCGGTGGATTTCCGCGCAAAGCGCGGTCAGGGGCATGGGCGTATGGGTCAGCCGGGCCAGATCGGCGGCACCGTTCAGATCCTTGACCATATTGTCGATCCGCCCAGTGCGGCGGTAATCGCGCGTGGCGAAGCGGGGCATGTATTCCTGAAGGATCGCCGAGTCAGCGCGTCCGCCGCGCAGGGCCTGCGGGATTTTCTCCACATCGACGCCAGCGGTTTCGGCGAGGGCCGTCGCCTCGGCCACGGCGAGAAAGCCGAGGCCACAGAGCACCTGATTGATCAGCTTGGTGGTCTGGCCTGCCCCGGCGGGCCCCATGTGTGTCTGGTTCGAGGCGACTTTGGCCAAGACGGCCTGCGCGGCGGCGACATCTTCGGATGCGCCGCCCTGCATCAGGGTCAACTCGCCGGTGGCGGCCTTTGGGATGCCGCCGGAAAGCGGGCTGTCCACCCATGCGAGGCCCATGGCGGCTGCATCGGCGGCGAGGGCCTTTGTCGCGGCTGGGTCGATGGAGGACATGTCGATGATCAATGTGCCGGGGGCGGCACCCTGCGCCACGCCATCGGGACCGAATACGGCGGCGCGGACGATGTGGGGCGCGTTCAGCGACAGGATGACCGCGCGGGCGCCTTTTGCGGCATCGGCGGCAGAGGGGGCCGCTGTCGCGCCGGCGGCCACCAGCGGGGCCAGCTTGGCAGGGTCAAGATCAAAGACCGCAAGCCGCGTGCCGGTGGCCACAAGGCGCGCGCCGATGGCGCCCCCCATGGCCCCTGCGCCGATCAGGGCGATTTTATCGGTCATGCGCGTATTCCTTTGGCGGCGGCGGTGATGATCGCATCGAGGGCTTGGTCTATGTCGATGGTCAGCGCCTCATCGGGGCTGGGCGGTTCGAGGGCGGCAAGCTGGGTGTCGAGCAGGCTGAGCGGCATGTAATGGCCGGTGCGGGCAGACATTCTTTTGGCAAGAAGTTCACGACTGCCTGCGAGATGGACGAAGTGGACCGGCCCGCCTGCCCCTGCCCGCAGCCGATCACGATAGGCGCGGCGCAGGGCAGAGCAGCCGACGATCACGGGCGCATCCACGGCCAGCACGGCGGCGACCCGGTCCAGCCATGGCCAACGGTCATCATCGGTCAGCGGATGCCCTGCGCGCATCTTTTCGACATTCGCCGCAGGATGGAGATCATCGCCATCGCGATAGGGTATGCCAAGGCGCTGCGACAATCCCGCGCCGACCGAAGACTTGCCGCAACCCGAGACGCCCATAAGGATGATCCGCAGATCGGGTTGGCCTGTCATAGCGACGCCGTGATGCCGCCATCCACATAGAGGATGTGGCCGTTGACGAAGCTGGCGGCGTCTGAGGCGAGGAAGATGCAAGCGCCCTGCAATTCCTCGACCCGGCCCCAGCGGCCTGCGGGGGTGCGCTTTTCGAGCCATGCAGAGAAGGTCGGGTCAGCCACCAGCGCCGCGTTCAGGGGGGTGTCGAAATACCCCGGAGCAATGGCATTGCAGTTCAGCCCGTGCTTTGCCCAATCGGTTGCCATGCCCTTGGTCAGGTTGCCGACCGCGCCTTTCGTCGCCGTGTAGGGCGCTATGGACGGGCGGGCGAGGGCGGTTTGCACGCTGGCAATGTTGATGATCTTGCCAGCGCGCCGCGTGATCATGTGACGCGCGACCGCCTGACCGACATGGAACACCGATGCGATGTTGGTTTGCAGCAAACGTTCGAACGCATCGGCGGGGAATTCCTCCAAAGGCGCGCGGTGTTGCATGCCGGCATTGTTCACGAGGATATCGATGGGTTTTCCCGTGGCCTCGAAGGCATCGACGGCGGTGCGGACGCCGTCATGGTCTGTCGCATCAAAGGCCAGCGTTTCCGCCCCCGGGATACGCGCTGCGGCGGCGGCCAGTTTTGCCGTATCGCGGCCGTTCAGCACAACCCAGGCGCCCGCTGCGGCCAGCCCTTCGGCCAAGGCGAAGCCGATCCCTTGTGAAGACCCGGTGATCAGCGCGCGCCGCCCCGTCAGATCGAAAAGCCGGTATCCCAAGGTCTGTTTCCTTTCAGTTCGCTCTCGACAAGCAACATTGCCTCTGTTTATGTTATCGTTAACATAGACTGTCAAGCCACCAGAAACGTCAAGCCGGGATCGTATAGACCATGACAAAGCCCCATATCCTGCAAGTCGGCCCGTATCCGGAATGGGATCAGGTTCCGCTGGATGCCGCCTTTCACATGCACCGATATTTCGAGGCCCCGGACAAGGCCGGGTTTCTGGCCGAGGTGGGACCGCAGATTCGTGGCATTGCCACGCGGGGCGAGCTTGGGGCCAATGCGGCGATGATTGCGGCCTGCCCGCAGCTTGAGGTGATCAGTGTCTATGGTGTGGGGTATGATGCGGTGGACCTTGCCGCCTGCCGCGCGCGGGGAATTCGGGTGACGAATACACCGGATGTGCTGACCAATGACGTTGCCGATCTTGGCGTGGCGATGATGCTGGTGCAATCGCGCGGCATGATCGGGGCAGAGGGCTGGGTGCGGGATGGGTCCTGGGCGGCGAAGGGGCTGTATCCGTTGCAGCGCCGCGTCTGGGGCAAGCGGGCGGGCGTGCTGGGCCTTGGCCGCATCGGGTTTGAGGTGGCAAAGCGGCTGGCGGGTTTCGATCTGGAGATCGCCTATTCGGACGTGGGACCCAAGGATTATGCCAAGGGATGGGAGTTCATCGCCGATCCTGTGGCGCTGGCTGCGCGGTCGGATTTCCTGTTCGTGACGCTGGCCGCTTCGGCCGAGACGCGCCACATCGTGGGCGCGCGGGTGATCGAGGCGTTGGGGCCAGAGGGGATGCTGATCAATATCAGCCGCGCCTCCAACATTGACGAGGCGGCGCTGCTGGAGGCGCTGGAAGCGGGCAAGCTCGGGTCGGCCGCGCTGGATGTTTTTGAGGGTGAGCCAAAGCTGAACCCGCGCTTTCTGACGCTGCCCAATGTGTTGGTGCAACCCCACCATGCCAGCGGCACCTACGAGACACGGCAGGCGATGGGCAAACTGGTGCGCGACAATCTGACGGCGCATTTTGCGGGCCAGCCGCTTTTGACGCCGGTGGCATGATGCGGGCGATTGTCATTCATGCCGCAAAGGACCTGCGGATCGAGGACCGGGCCGAGGAAAGCCCCGGGCCGGGGCAGGTGCGGCTGCGGCTGGCGACGGGCGGGGTCTGCGGATCGGACCTGCATTACTATAACCACGGTGGCTTTGGCGCCGTTCGGTTGAAGGAGCCCATGATCCTTGGGCATGAGGTTTCGGCCTTTGTCGAAGATCCCGGCGAAACGGGGTTCCAGCGCGGTCAACTGGTTGCCGTGTCGCCCAGCCGTCCCTGTGGCCGTTGCAAATACTGCCTTGAAGGGTTGGCGAACCAATGCCTGAACATGCGCTTTTACGGCAGTGCGATGCCGTTTCCCCATATCCAGGGCGCGTTCCGGGAAAGCCTTGTGGCCGATGCCAGCCAATGCGTTGATGCAACCGGCCTGACGCCGGGTGAGGCGGCCATGGCCGAACCGTTGGCCGTGACGCTGCATGCGACAAAGCGGGCAGGCGACATGTTGGGCAAGCGGGTGTTGGTCACGGGTTGCGGGCCGATTGGCGTGTTGTCCATCCTTGCGGCGCGGCGGGCGGGGGCGTCGGAAATCGTGGCGACCGACCTGTCGGATTTCACGCTGTCGCTGGCGCGCAAGGTGGGCGCGGACCGGGTGATCAACACGGCGGCGGAGCCTGATGCGCTGGCGGCTTATGGCGCGGATAAAGGGAGCTTTGACGTTCTGTACGAATGCACGGGCGTTGCTGCGGCTTTGGCCGGGGGCATCGCCGCGATGCGCCCGCGTGGGGTGATCCTGCAACTGGGGCTGGGCGGTGACATGACGCTGCCGATGATGGCGATCACGGCCAAGGAGTTGGACCTGCGCGGGTCATTCCGGTTTCACGCCGAATTCGCAATTGGCGTAGGGCTGATGCAGAAGGGGCTGGTCGATGTCAGGCCGCTGATCACCCATACGGTCGGGCTGGATCAGGTGGAAACGGCGTTCCGTCTGGCCAGTGACCGAAGCCAGGCGATGAAGGCGCAGATCGTGTTCTCCGGTTAAGGCGCGCTGCTGGCACCGATGGCGGTGAGGGCCGCCATCGCCACCTCGACATCCTGTTCGCCGGTGCCGGAGCCGATGCCGATACCGCCCAGAAGGATGCCACCGCGCCAGATCGGCAGGCCACCCGCGAGCCCGGTCATCGCACCATCCGTTGCGCTGGCTATGGCGGGGCGGACCGCTTCGGGAAGGGCGGCAGAGGGCTTGCCAGTTGAAGCGGCCGTCTGCGCCTTGGCCCGTGCGGACCGCAGCGACAGCACTTTTGCGCCCGTCATCCGCAGCACCGCCAGATCCACCGCCGAGGAATCAACGATCACGATGCATTGTGGTTGGCCCATGGCCTGTGCCTTTTCCGCGCCGGCGTGCAACATGGCCAAGAGCGCCACATCGGTTAGTCTTTCGGTGGGCTGGGTGATCTGCATGGCCGGGCCTTTCGGTTTGACGCCTGTCTTTGGTAACGATAACAATTAGCGAAAAGGGGGGCCTTTGTCATGTCATTCTTCGAAATCCATGACCCGGTATTCGGGGCCTATGTGTTGGGCAATGCGCCGGTGAAACGGCTTGCGACCGGGTTTGACTGGGTCGAGGGGCCGGTCTGGATGGGCGACCAGCAAGCACTGTTGTTTTCAGACATTCCGAACAACCGCATCCTGCGCTGGACGGAAGAGGGGGTGACCACCTTCCGCCAGCCATCCAACTTTGCCAACGGCCATACGCGCGATCGCGAGGGGCGGCTGATCAGTTGCGAGCACGGCACCCGATGCGTCACACGGACAGAGTGGGACGGGACGGTGACCGTGATCGCAGAGGGCTATGAGGGCAAGTCGCTGAACAGCCCGAATGATGTGAT is a genomic window containing:
- a CDS encoding LacI family DNA-binding transcriptional regulator, with amino-acid sequence MSTARKSPTMADVARLAGVSPMTVSRAFKADSSVSSATRDAILKAADDLGYVFDSTASNLRSQKTDFIAVTIPSLNNANFAETVRGLSEGLKPRGLQILLGYTDYDMAEEERLIEQFLRRRPEAIVVTGGRHTPRARRMLENAGIPVIETWDLPNDPIGHVIGFSNADAVRGMVDHFVAQGLTRIAFIGGDTTRDTRGADRRVGFIAAMQEHGLDATRLIAAGAPPISIREGAEAMGRLLETLPDTQAVICVSDLSAFGALTECQRRAVAVPGRLWIAGFGDYEIAGISVPALTTINPFPNDIGARTAALILDILDGRQVAPARIAISPELLIRQSTG
- a CDS encoding NAD(P)-dependent oxidoreductase is translated as MTDKIALIGAGAMGGAIGARLVATGTRLAVFDLDPAKLAPLVAAGATAAPSAADAAKGARAVILSLNAPHIVRAAVFGPDGVAQGAAPGTLIIDMSSIDPAATKALAADAAAMGLAWVDSPLSGGIPKAATGELTLMQGGASEDVAAAQAVLAKVASNQTHMGPAGAGQTTKLINQVLCGLGFLAVAEATALAETAGVDVEKIPQALRGGRADSAILQEYMPRFATRDYRRTGRIDNMVKDLNGAADLARLTHTPMPLTALCAEIHRMLTSAGFGGEDQAALMEFFAFSKK
- a CDS encoding gluconokinase codes for the protein MTGQPDLRIILMGVSGCGKSSVGAGLSQRLGIPYRDGDDLHPAANVEKMRAGHPLTDDDRWPWLDRVAAVLAVDAPVIVGCSALRRAYRDRLRAGAGGPVHFVHLAGSRELLAKRMSARTGHYMPLSLLDTQLAALEPPSPDEALTIDIDQALDAIITAAAKGIRA
- a CDS encoding SDR family oxidoreductase, yielding MGYRLFDLTGRRALITGSSQGIGFALAEGLAAAGAWVVLNGRDTAKLAAAAARIPGAETLAFDATDHDGVRTAVDAFEATGKPIDILVNNAGMQHRAPLEEFPADAFERLLQTNIASVFHVGQAVARHMITRRAGKIINIASVQTALARPSIAPYTATKGAVGNLTKGMATDWAKHGLNCNAIAPGYFDTPLNAALVADPTFSAWLEKRTPAGRWGRVEELQGACIFLASDAASFVNGHILYVDGGITASL
- a CDS encoding 2-hydroxyacid dehydrogenase codes for the protein MTKPHILQVGPYPEWDQVPLDAAFHMHRYFEAPDKAGFLAEVGPQIRGIATRGELGANAAMIAACPQLEVISVYGVGYDAVDLAACRARGIRVTNTPDVLTNDVADLGVAMMLVQSRGMIGAEGWVRDGSWAAKGLYPLQRRVWGKRAGVLGLGRIGFEVAKRLAGFDLEIAYSDVGPKDYAKGWEFIADPVALAARSDFLFVTLAASAETRHIVGARVIEALGPEGMLINISRASNIDEAALLEALEAGKLGSAALDVFEGEPKLNPRFLTLPNVLVQPHHASGTYETRQAMGKLVRDNLTAHFAGQPLLTPVA
- a CDS encoding L-idonate 5-dehydrogenase, with amino-acid sequence MRAIVIHAAKDLRIEDRAEESPGPGQVRLRLATGGVCGSDLHYYNHGGFGAVRLKEPMILGHEVSAFVEDPGETGFQRGQLVAVSPSRPCGRCKYCLEGLANQCLNMRFYGSAMPFPHIQGAFRESLVADASQCVDATGLTPGEAAMAEPLAVTLHATKRAGDMLGKRVLVTGCGPIGVLSILAARRAGASEIVATDLSDFTLSLARKVGADRVINTAAEPDALAAYGADKGSFDVLYECTGVAAALAGGIAAMRPRGVILQLGLGGDMTLPMMAITAKELDLRGSFRFHAEFAIGVGLMQKGLVDVRPLITHTVGLDQVETAFRLASDRSQAMKAQIVFSG
- a CDS encoding heme-binding protein, which gives rise to MQITQPTERLTDVALLAMLHAGAEKAQAMGQPQCIVIVDSSAVDLAVLRMTGAKVLSLRSARAKAQTAASTGKPSAALPEAVRPAIASATDGAMTGLAGGLPIWRGGILLGGIGIGSGTGEQDVEVAMAALTAIGASSAP